In the Oncorhynchus nerka isolate Pitt River linkage group LG6, Oner_Uvic_2.0, whole genome shotgun sequence genome, atactggtgtgcaaaagagcagaaaagtaaatcaaataaaaacagtatggggatgaggtaggtaaattggatgggctatataccgatggactatgtacagctgcagcgatcggttagctgctcagatagcagatgtttaaagttggtgagggagataaaagtcaaTATcatccgattccgatatgttcacagatatattgtgcatccctaatcctgactagtctcccagtccttgtttctcatggtctgagagtctttaggtgccttttggaaaactccaagcgggttgtcatgtgccttttactgaggtgtgaCTTCCGTccagccactctaccataaaggccagattgatggagtgctgcagagatggctggcttctgggttgctTAGTTTGgcagggcagccagctctaggaagagtctttgtggttccaaacttcttccatttaacaatAGGGCAGTGTCCGGGTTTGTCTGGGGtaagcagtcattgtaaataagaatttgttcttaactgacttacctagttaaataaaggtaaaaaaaaaaaaaatgttggaggccactgtgttcttgtggaccttcaatgctgcagtcattcttttggcacccttccccacATCTGTGCCTCTTagcaatcctgtctctgagctctacagacaattccttacgcctcatggcttggtttttgctttgacatgcactgtcaactgtgggaccatataaacaggtgtgtgcctttcccaatcaaatgaatttaccacaggtggactccaatcaaattgtagaaaacttctaggaaacaggatgcacctgagcaaaaTTTCGAGCCacataggaaagggtctgaatatttatgtaaataaggtatttcttattttgtataaattatcaaaaatgtctaaacctgttttcactttgttattatgtgtagattgataaagAACTTTTTAAAATTTAAtacaatttagaataaggctgtaaggtaacaaaatgtcaaggggtctgaatactttaacgCACTGTACATTAATGGTGTCAGAAGTGGAATCTGAACCCACACCAAACACCGTACAGTATTCATCATGCACTTATTCCATCTCATCCACTTCATGTTTGTCTTGGTCTCTACAATTAGCAGACCAGTGTGAACCGCTTCGTTCAAAAATACGAGATTTTTAAAGATGGCCCCGAGATACTAACTAGACCAACACTTCAAAGCAGGGCCAAACAGCCAAGAGAAGGATTTACTACAGAAGTCTTTAAAAAACACTGTTTTATTGGTTTCAATGGGATATTGAGGATTAAGTGTATTATCAATAAAGACTAAATGAGTTACACCGTTTGACGTTAAAAATGGTTATTGATGTCATACACATTAAGAACTTCAACGTTTCActttttatttgtttgtttattgGCACAACAACTTGTGTATTTCTGGAGTTAAATGAACAAGATCCTTTACATCTTTAACACAAAAAAATGAAAAGTTTCCCTTTGCTACTTCTAAATGAACAAAGGATATGAACGCAGAACCATGACCCTATTTTATTTAAAGGAGAACTCATGAATGGAAAATTCAAAAGTCTGAAACACTTTCTTGACACAAATCGACCCACCACAGTTAGTAACACACAGCTTGCTTTTGCCTACTCTGACAAAGGCCTGGAAGACATACTGCATTGACATTAATCTCTATCCCATTTTATCTGGTAACATTTTATTTTTTGACTCTGAGAGCAAATAAGGCGTAGTAAAAGACAACATGACCTTGTGTGGGTTGGTTTCTTAATGAGGACAGGAGTTTGAGATACGACGGACTCATCAAAGATCCTTTAGTTTACTGTTACCCGTCTCACACATATCCCTCCATCACTTTACTACCATTAGCAGTTTTCATTTCTTTACTTTCTAAGAAAACGTGGGGACATGAAAGGAAGTAATTCAATGAAAAGTTAGTAGTGAGCTGTTGTGCTCTGTGTTGGTAGCCACCAGATGTAGCGTTTGGCAGAGGGAGAGACGCTGTTATTAAATACAGCTGCGCCGAACACTACCCCCTTTCTAATCAACGCAGCACTGCCAGTAAACCTgcacattgctctctctctctcgctctctctctctctctctctctctttccccctttcaACCATTTTTCTTTCCTTATTGTTTTTGGAAGGTTCTGAGACGACTGGATAGAAGTTTGTTCTCTTCCTTTCTTCACTCCTACCTCCAGCCAAGTGTTTTTTTTGGATGATGTTTGTTATATGCATCTAAGTACTGTCACTTTGTCAGTCAGGCGACCTTGGATCCTGGCTGATACCTATTATGAAATGGTGTTAAGCAAGAAGAGATATCTTGTTGTCAACATTACTTTATCAAATGTGAACGAGGGAATGGACATGATTCAAATAAGGGAAAGttaatctcactctctctctccctttctcccttctgTGTCTTTCAAGCGCTATATatacacaagtatgtggacaccccttcaaattagtggattcggctatttcagccacaccccttgctgacaggtgtataaaattgagctcACAGCTATATAATCTCAATTGACAAAcactgacagtagaatggccttactaaagagctcagtgactttcaacatcataggatgccacctttccaacaagtcagtttgtcaaatttctgcctgttagagctgccccggtcaactgtaagtgctgttattgtgaagtggaaacgtctaggagcaacaacggctcagccgtgaagtggtaggccaaacaagctcacagaacggggccgccgagtgctgaagcgcgtagtgcgTAAAAACGGTCTGTCGTaagttgtaacactcactaccaagttccaaactgcctctggaagcaacgtcagcacaagaactgttcgtcaagagcttcatgaaatgggtttccatggccgagcagccgcacacaagcctaagctacaggttaattacctgtagaaaGCAAGAGCGGTAGCCGGGACTTGAGTGGCTTGAATCTAGGAATGTGATGTATATTTACTTCCGTTAAACAGACGTCCATTTAGAAGGGTAACCTGAATGAACAAGCTCAGTCCCTCAGTGTGTTTCATACAATCACAGCAAGTGGGAACGCTCCCCCAGGTCTCCAGTCTCGTTCTGTGTCTACTACTCAGGAACTATGTGTAGGGGTGTCGAAGCAGCATAAAGCACTCTATATCACACACTATATGCACACACACCTAAATAAAATATTCCATTTCCAGTTTTACCACAATTAGTTCTTCTATAAAACTTTGATGGCCTAACCAATGAACATAGCGGAAATGGAAGCTGAGTTCGCATTGCAGTTCTCCATGACCAACCATTTAATCGCTCCATAACAcgcgcgtgtttgtgtgtgtttgtgtgtgtgtgtgtgcgtgcgtgcaggaTAGGGTTGGAATGGAGAGGTGGTGAATTCAAGCTGGTTAAGACCTACTGTCAGGTTTGGCGCTGTATTTGGAATACACACTGCTTTCCATTTCTGGTTTCGCCTCCATCCTCCATGAATGGGTCTCTTTCAGCTCCCTGCTCCCACTGACCCCCTGCTTAAGCAATGCTCTCCCCCAGATTGACCCAAACAAAATGCACCACCACCACTGGCTTTCAGACTCACATCCAGGTGGTATGTTGGAACCCACCCCCTTTAGGTCCCACACCACAATGTTTCATCCCAACCCCACAACCACCCCCTAAACCCCACCCTCCACGCCGCTCCACCCATGGCCCACACCTTATCCAAACACACCTGCTCCAATCAGATCTGACCACATTGGCACATTTTGAAGAAGTTGTTTTTATTTGTGTATTTGATTTGTCTCAGGATGGTTGGTGGAGCATCTGATCTGGCGCTACCCGGTGGCCTGGCTGGCCCAGGGATGTTCTTCCTGTTATGATGCTTGGACCTGCTGACTCATAGATTCTCAGACCACAGGAGAAACATGACTGAAGCACATGAAGCCTTTCCTTCCTCTTTTCTTAGTGGAGATAAAGTTTGTCTCGCAGCGATTTacacatactctctcacacacacacacacctcgtctctttcacacacacaaatTTACTAAGTGTGTGAAACAGCTTACATGTCCTCTTGGGCCACCATGAAGAACCAGgagaaaccacaacactaatattCTAACTCTTAAAATATAAAGAACCCATGAAATCCAAGTCCACTACAACCTTGCAATTGCAGGTCTCTAAGCTATCAGAGAATTATCGAGTCCTTCTCAACCTCTACCGCTAAAACGCTGCACAGGTGAGATCAGTCCAAATCCCATGGTTCTGAGGGGAGTGGAGTGCTCTAAAGTCAGCCAGTCTTCAGATGTGTGTTTTGATTTTCAAGACAAGATGTCTGATTGGGCAAAAAAATAATTGAAATCATGGGAAATTATGACGGGAAAGGAAGAaacaggaagagaaggaaagagagtggGGCCTTTGTACGGGTGGGCCTGAGTAACCTTGAGGCTCTCACACTAGTTCATTCAGGATCATAATGACCAGGCAATTATGTGACAGCTGGCTGTGCTCAGCCCCAGGTCATAATATCTTACACATGGTTGAAGGAAGCCACAGTTTTACAtctaataatataaaatattgaaCTTAAGATTTCTAAATTCTAACAGTCAAGAGTAGGCTAACGGTATGCCAAAGTTATGTGAAAGGTTTAAAATTAATTAATTGTGCAACATTGCAGTTTTTTTCAATCCCTTTGGCAAATGTTTCAGATGTAAGTAGTACATTTTCAAAACCCTAAGTACAAACTCTGAACTGATAGCACTTGTAATGTCCCCTCTCTTACATTCAGAACCTTTGATTGTTCCTTTGATTCATTGGGGGTTCAGACATCTTTCACCCCTGAGTCATTCATGCTAAATCTAAGTTTTATATGAAATACCATGAGCACATTTTATTTAGTCACCAATACATCAGATAATGAATGATAGGCTCAGCATTTAGTCATTTTAACTACCATTTAATCCAATAGCAAAAATACAAGATACACATTTCAAAACTGTTATTTTTGTAGTGCTGACTAGAAAGAATAGTAGATGGTAATTATCACTTTCCATATAGTATTTGACTATAACTTGACATGCAGTTTTTAAAATAATTTGTATCCAAAGGCAGGTTGTGAGCATGTTGAGAAATATGTCAGTCTTACAGTTTCATTATCCTTATAAGTACATACATAGGACAAATCATCAGAAATAGAGGTATTATAAAGCAGTTAGCTACTGCAAAAACATAGCACAGCGTTGTATGCCATTTCTACACCATGCAACAATGTATGAGATCACCTTTTCTACCTGACTTGTCAACTGACACGGCatcgcctgtctctctgttttgAATTCAGCAGCTTACAGCTTATCAATGTCCAGTAATTCAGATAATGAGTGGAATATATTGTTATATACAACCCAGGTGTTTCAGCAGTGCGTTGTACACGACACAATAATTCCAAATGGTAGCATGTACAGTGACTCTTTCCACTTTGTCCTATTGCAGCACACAGGCTGATAGGAAATGATACAGTATTTACAGCCACATCCATTAATGATTTGGTTTTATGTTCCAAACTAAATTGATGTCAAATTGATACATTtttgaggtaaaaaaaaatgtcataAAATACAGTGTTCAGCAGTTATCAAACTATATATGTTAACTAGGCACTACATCATTTTGGTTCAGTAGTTATTCATTTTGAGCAGTTTGATTAAGTGATAGTTAATTGTATTGTTAACAAATGACAAATCATATCAAAAGTTAAGTGAATGATGCACTTTGAAAAGCAGATATTTGTATCCAAATTGAAAGAGTGATTTGGTGCAGTGAACAATGTTTGGATTTGCTTGTTGTACTCAgtcaattaaatcaaatcaaatcaattaaaAATGTGCTTCGGGTTTTAAAACACAAGCCATTTTGATCATCTGTTAAGATTTGTGTGCTTAAAATGTACACATACAAAGTGATTAAAAAAAACCCACTAACAGTAGAGTGATCCTTTTTAATTGTAAAAGATCAGCCTTATCATACGTAGGCCGCTAGTTGGACTCGTCTAGGAATATAGAGTGAGTAGAGTAGTTGACACCGCACTACATTTCCCATTATGCACAACGACCGGAAATATAGGCATGGGTCAAAGTTAAAACGCTTACCATGCACGATGTGAAGAACCAAAGCGTGCAAACTGATGTGGCCAAGTTGATTCAATTCGTTATCATTTCTGTTATTTAGTTGTTGTGTTTGTGTTAACGTCGGAATATGTCTCCAAAGAAGAAGCATGGGTCAAGTCATCAATTGATCCATTTGATCTATCGACATTTGAAGGAAAACGGCTTCCAGAAAGCTGCAGAAGAACTCAAAAAGCATGTGAAGGTGGCTACATCTATCTGTTTCATACGTCATACATTGTAACATGTAACGTTATCACTCCATTAAGGGAAACTTCGCGACATTTTGTTGCAGATTTGTACTTCCATAACGGTGTCGTTGTTACAATGAAATAGCAtagttgtaacagtgtagttatcGAACAACCAGAGCGCGCTTGAACAAGAGTACCTATGGGCCCTGCACTACTGTGCCCAGTGCCATGGAGGCCCAGACCTCTTGGTTGAGACTGTAGACTATACTTGGAGACTACACTAATAAATTGAACTTTGCTgtgtagaatgtcttgtgtttgttatgtagctagctagatttcCCTTTGTCTGATTTTGTTTCTCTTAATATTTTGTCTAGGGCGGAGAACCAGAAGCCTTGTCAACTTCACTACTGGACATCTACAATAAATGGTTTGGAGAGTGAGTAGCTAGCCTATAGGTTTTCTCAAAATACAGGTCATTATTTTTGTCTGATTAACTGACCTCATTGCTTTGGGTTGATTTTGACATTCAACTGTGTTCTTCAGTGCTTCCAAGAGTACAAAGACTGGAACAGAACCGGATTCTTCTGAGTTAAAAAAGAACCGTCAAGCAGACCCTGAAAGCAGCACAGAGAGCTCGAGTTCAGCAGAGGAAGAAATAACACCTGTTAAAGGTACAGGCTTTTTTCAGGAAACGTGTAGGAGACCAATGTAGACAACAACCAAGAAATTAGTTGTTTGGTTGTGGTTTAAATCTGAATATCATGCATGTCTTGTTCCTTGCTCTTTCCAGCCTCCCAGACTCCAAAGCCTCAGAGCTCAGCTAAGGCCAGCCCAACTAAGGCCAAGACTGCAGTGCAGACGACTCTTGGAGGGAAGGGGACAGTAGTGGAGGAGATCTCTGGGACAGACAGCTCAGAGGACTCTGAGAGTGAGGAGACACCGCCACAAGTAAGCAAGCACAGATGTAAACTTACTGGTGACATGATTACAAATCCAATATAAACTCTTCTTCTCCCTGTTGTTACTGATGgattcttctcttcctctcctctgctgtttacAGAAAAGCCCTGCTACGCCCAAAGCCAATCATGTTCCAGCTGCAAAGATCAAGGCCGTGTCAGAGGTCACACCATCGACCCCAACCAAGGCCAAGTTAACAACCACTTCCACGCCTAAATCTGGGGCCTCCAGCAATACCACTGATACGTCGTCAGACAGGAAAGAGGCAACAACAGTGGTGAGTTAATCTATTCCTTTGTAGAATATTCTAAACCTTTGTAGAATATTCTAAACCTTTCTTTACATTCACAGGTAAAACCCTTTGTGCAAAGATTGTGTCACATCTCTAATTGTCTCAACATTGATTCAGAAAACACCCTTGACGCCAGCACCAGTGACGCCAACCAGTAAACCAACATCAACAGCCAAGACGAAAGCTACTCCAACTAAAGCAGTGGTTGTTGCTACTCCAAGCAAGGCcacggcaacaacaactgccacaCCTGCATCTACAGTATCCGACTCATCCAGTTGCAGTAGTGAATCGTCAGATAGCGATGAGGAGAGTCCAACAGTGGTGAGTTTACCTCTGGAGTGTGGATACATGATATATTACATTCAGAAATGAGACCCCGAATTACATTTTATATTTGCCTCTTTTTTTTACACCAATTTAGAAAACACCCACAACACCAAAAGCAACACCTGCAAAACCGGTAACACCAATTAGTATAACAACATCAACGGCCAAGCCAACAACCAAGTCGAAGACTACAGCGCCAGAGTCTTCCAGTGACAGCTGTGATTCATCATCAGAAAGTGAAGAGGAAGGTCCAACAGTggtgagtttttattttattttaaagacTTGAAATAACCCAAATCTTTTATGTATACGTGTCGGTTCGCATGATAAACACCGGTTTGAACATTTTCTTTATATTACACAATTTAGAAAACACAGACAGCGCCAGTGAAGCAACAGACAGCAACACCAACAGCCAAGATGAAAGCCACCCCAGTTAAACCAGTGGTTGCTGCTACCCCAAATAAGACCTCGGCTAGTAAGGAGTCCAGTGATAGCATTGATTCGTCATCAGGCAGCAACGGGAAGTGTCCAGCAACAGTGAGTTGTATTAGTCTTTTTCTGTAGAGTATGGAATAATCTGTATGTTCTCTTCGGATATTTCATCATAAATATCTGTCTTAACACTGATTCAAGACAACAGCTGCCACTCCGAAAGCTACACCAGTGGTGCAACAGAAAGCAACATCAACAGCCAAGACGAAAGCTACTCCAACTAAAGCAGTGGTTGTTGCTACTCCAAGCAAGGCcacggcaacaacaactgccacaCCTGCATCTACAGTATCCGACTCATCCAGTTGCAGCAGTGAATCGTCAGATAGCGATGAGGAGAGTCCAACAGTGGTGAGTTTACCTCTGGAGTGTGGATACATGATATATTACATTCAGAAATGAGACCCCGAATTACATTTTAAATTTGCCTCTTTTTTTTACACCAATTTAGAAAACACCCACAACACCAAAAGCAACACCTGCAAAACCGGTAACACCAATTAGTATAACAACATCAACGGCCAAGCCAACAACCAAGTCGAAGACTACAGCGCCAGAGTCTTCCAGTGACAGCTGTGATTCATCATCGGAAAGTGAAGAGGAAGGTCCAACAGTggtgagtttttattttattttaaagacTTGAAATCACCCAAATCATTTCTGTATAAGTGTCGGTTCATATTCTCGCATGATAAACACCGGTTTGAACATTTTCTTTATATTACACAATTTAGAAAACACAGACAGCAACATCAACAGCCAAGACGAAAGCCCTTCCGGGTACCCCAGTTAAACCAGTGGTCGCTGCCACTCCAAGCAAGACCCCAGCTAGTAAGGAGTCCAGTGACAGCATTGATTTGTCATCAGACAGCGAAGAGGACAGTCCAGCAACGGtgagttttttttctttctttactaaaacatttattttagtcCTGTAGAATGATCTTATATTTTCTTACCCTCTCAAATGAAACAACGGGTTGAATATTATCTTCATATCAAACGGATTCAGGAAGCAGCCACAACACCGGCGAAACCCGCTAATAATGCTACCCCGGCTAGAGCAGCGACTGTTGCCCCTCCATGCAAGGCCACGGCAACAGCCACTGTCACGGCCAAGACTACAACAGCAGAGTCTTCTAGTGACAGCAGTGATTCGTCAGACAGTGAAGAGCAGGTTCCATCGGTGGTAAGTTTTGAAGAGTTCCTATATCCCTGTGTAGTGTGAAATAATCTTTATCATTAGTTTTCTTTACACATTTCTTCACCGTTGTATCTGTCTTCATAAAGATTCAGACAACAGCTGCAACACCGACAGCTACAACGGGGAAGCAAACAAAACCAACATCAACAGCCAGGAGGAAAGCCCCTCCGGCTACCCCACTTAAACCAGTGGTTGCTGCCACTCTAAGCAAAACCCCAGCTAGTAAGGAGTCCAGTGACCGCATTGATTTGTCATCAGACAGTGAAGAAGAGGGTCCGGCACCGGTGCGTTTTAAAGAGTTAATCAGATTCTGGCTGTATAATAATCTCTCCTTTTATATATTTATGAATGATATCTTTTTCATCGTCGTCACACTGTTGTGGACCACAATCTCAACACCAAAAGCCATACCAGTGATTCCAGCAATAGGAGGACTCTGTTGAAATGAAACACTGGGTTAAATATTTTTCTTTATATTCCATTGATTCAGAAAACAGCTGTGACAACAGCCCCTCCTGCTAACCCAGCTAAAGCAGCGACTGTTGCCACTCCAAGCAAGCCTAAGGCAACAGCCACTGTCACCGCCAAGACTACAAAACCAGGGTCATCTAGTGACAGCAGTGTTTCAGCAACAGTGAGTTGGTATTAGTCTATTCCTGTAGAGTATGGAATAATCTGTAGGTTTTGTTCAGATATTTCATCATAAATATCTGTCTTAACACTGATTCAGACAACAGTGGCAAGACCGAAAGATACACCAGTGAAGCAATCAAAACCAACATCAACAGCAAGGACGAAAGCCCTTCCCAGTACCCCAGTTAAACCAATGGTCGCTGCCACTCCAAGCAAGACCCCAGCTAGAAAGGAGTCCAGTGACAGCAGTGATTCGTCATCAGACAGCGAAGAGGACAGTCTAGCAACGGTGAGTTTTAAAAGTGAATATGTTGCTGGTATACATAATAGTATGTCCCTAATATTTTCCTCTGTACTGTCTATGAATGTTAGGGTCTCATTTTATTCATCTTCAAACTGCTGTAGATAACAACCTCAAAACCACAAACTACACCAGTGACGCCAGCGAAACAAGCGAAACTGAAAGCAACATCAAAAGCcaagacgaaagccactcctgcTACTCCAGCTAAGCCCGTGGTTGCTGCTACCCCAAGCAAGGCCCAGGCAACACCCACTGTCACACCCACAAGTACAGCACCAGAGTCGTCCAATGACAGCAATGACTCACCATCAGACACCCCATCAAAGCATGCTGAGGTTCAACGTAGGACCCCTGCTTCAGCTAAGAAGGCCCAGAGTGGGGGAAAGGGAAATAAATCTGCTTCTAAGGACCTGCTCCTACTGCTGAACAGTCTTACTGTAAGATCAATATACCTCTTCCTGTTCAACCCAGGAGCTATGCTATGAGATGTACGTGATGATTAACCTCATTCTATCCTTTTGATATTCCTTCACCAGTCACCCACAGCGAAAGCCATTGAGAAGAAGAGTGTCCGTAGTGGAGACTCCTCCGTTGAGGAAACTCCAGCTGTTATAGCAACACCTGCTGGTATGTACTAGTGTCATGGTGCAGGATGTGTGTTCTGCATTGATGGTCTTCATTACTGTATGTTTTATGTCTCTTTTTTTATTGTATGTAGTTGCTCCAGCCACAAATAAAGGAAAGAAGGTGGCTGCAAAAGACAAGAAAGCAACCTCATCGAAGAAAGCACAAGTACAGATGCTAACTCTCTGGTGTATTAAATTGCACAGACTTATTTTCTCATCCGTATATGGTCATTGGGAACCATATTCTCTAAGTGCTTGTTAGCTAGATCATTCTGCATAACGGAATTCTTCTTACCAACCCATGTTTCAGGCCTCAGCTCCATCAGCCAAGAGGAAAAGAGGTGAAGACAAACCAGGGGACACACCCGTTAAAGGCAAAAAGAAGAAGTCCTCCCCTGAGACTGTCATGGCTGCCCTGCCTCTGACCGTTCTTGGTCCTCCTCCTACAGGG is a window encoding:
- the LOC115130542 gene encoding mucin-2-like, which produces MSPKKKHGSSHQLIHLIYRHLKENGFQKAAEELKKHVKGGEPEALSTSLLDIYNKWFGDASKSTKTGTEPDSSELKKNRQADPESSTESSSSAEEEITPVKASQTPKPQSSAKASPTKAKTAVQTTLGGKGTVVEEISGTDSSEDSESEETPPQKSPATPKANHVPAAKIKAVSEVTPSTPTKAKLTTTSTPKSGASSNTTDTSSDRKEATTVKTPLTPAPVTPTSKPTSTAKTKATPTKAVVVATPSKATATTTATPASTVSDSSSCSSESSDSDEESPTVKTPTTPKATPAKPVTPISITTSTAKPTTKSKTTAPESSSDSCDSSSESEEEGPTVKTQTAPVKQQTATPTAKMKATPVKPVVAATPNKTSASKESSDSIDSSSGSNGKCPATTTAATPKATPVVQQKATSTAKTKATPTKAVVVATPSKATATTTATPASTVSDSSSCSSESSDSDEESPTVKTPTTPKATPAKPVTPISITTSTAKPTTKSKTTAPESSSDSCDSSSESEEEGPTVKTQTATSTAKTKALPGTPVKPVVAATPSKTPASKESSDSIDLSSDSEEDSPATEAATTPAKPANNATPARAATVAPPCKATATATVTAKTTTAESSSDSSDSSDSEEQVPSVIQTTAATPTATTGKQTKPTSTARRKAPPATPLKPVVAATLSKTPASKESSDRIDLSSDSEEEGPAPKTAVTTAPPANPAKAATVATPSKPKATATVTAKTTKPGSSSDSSVSATTTVARPKDTPVKQSKPTSTARTKALPSTPVKPMVAATPSKTPARKESSDSSDSSSDSEEDSLATITTSKPQTTPVTPAKQAKLKATSKAKTKATPATPAKPVVAATPSKAQATPTVTPTSTAPESSNDSNDSPSDTPSKHAEVQRRTPASAKKAQSGGKGNKSASKDLLLLLNSLTSPTAKAIEKKSVRSGDSSVEETPAVIATPAVAPATNKGKKVAAKDKKATSSKKAQASAPSAKRKRGEDKPGDTPVKGKKKKSSPETVMAALPLTVLGPPPTGGDDSGSDSDSDLDVEKWKRLALELSDTNIAKIDAITALNAPPAPVSAAKKTRAPTKPRAKAASKTPKPKAGAAVEKSSAAEKVKTTAEKEDGNGKTKTSAKASKAKSSQAKKTAPPTPSVKDKQPPTMPATPTPNGTLSVRKRKRNRKNRNSETKADDNSPQPQKKKRETGEEKTDEKKNETVEEKEPGKEKKRTTKENGAKKEKGTKKKQEEIRKENETKLELEKDKKKKTNENCVDKEPPPPSTTVTPDSPTEKKKIKKLKLSKTAVSEMPATPSQDSIPVQHPPAPTETPPKKKKKSSKSK